The nucleotide window GCCGCCGCGCTCGGCTTCACCGGCCGGGTGGTGCTCACCGTCGGCACGGAGGTCGCCCAGCGCGACAAGCTGAGCTGGTGGGAGAACCGCCCGCTGTACGGCTGGAAGGTGCTCGTACCGCGCACCAAGGAGCAGGCGGGTGCGATGAGCGCACGGCTGCGGGCGTACGGGGCCATCCCGTGCGAGGTGCCGACGATCGCCGTCGAGCCGCCGCGCACCCCGGCGCAGATGGAGCGGGCCGTCAAGGGCCTGGTCGACGGCCGGTACGCCTGGGTCGTCTTCACCTCGGTGAACGCGGTCCGCGCGGTCTGGGAGAAGTTCGGCGAGCACGGCCTGGACGCCCGGCACTTCGGCGGCGTCAAGATCGCCTGCATCGGCGAGGCGACGGCCGACGCCGTCCGCGCGTTCGGCATCCAGCCCGAGCTGATCCCCGCCGGCGACCAGTCGAGCGAGGGCCTGCTGGCGGAGTTCTCGCCGCACGACGAGATCCTCGACCCGGTCGGCCGGGTGCTGCTGCCGCGCGCCGACATCGCCACCGAGACGCTGGCCGCGGGCCTCATCGAGCGCGGCTGGGAGGTGGACGACGTCACCGCGTACCGGACGGTCCGCGCGGCGCCGCCGCCGGCCGACATTCGCGACGCGATCAAGTCCGGCGGTTTCGACGCGGTGCTCTTCACCTCGTCGTCGACGGTCCGCAACCTGGTCGGCATCGCCGGCAAGCCGCACGCCCGCACGGTCGTCGCGGTGATCGGCCCGAAGACCGCGGAGACGGCGACGGAGTTCGGCCTGCGGGTCGACGTCCAGCCGCAGCACGCGTCGGTCGGCGACCTGGTCGAGGCGCTGGCGTCGTACGCGGTCGAACTGCGCGAGAAGCTCGCCGCGATGCCGGCCAAGCAGCGCCGCGGCTCCAAGGTCCAGGGCCCGACCGCCCTGCGCTTCCGCTGACATAGGCCGGGCCGGCCGCGACGGCCGGCCCCGGTCACGGCGGCCGGTCGAGCGACCGGCCTGGCTGAGGGAGTTGGCATGTCGTTTCCCGACGTGCGTCCGCGGCGCCTGCGCCGCACGGCCGCCATGCGGCGGCTGGTCGAGGAGACCAGGGTCGCACCGGCCGAGCTGGTGCTGCCGCTGTTCCTCAAGGAAGGCCTGACCGAGCCCCGCGCGATCAGCTCACTGCCGGGCGTCGTGCAGCACTCCCGCGAGTCGCTGCGCAAGGCCGCGCACCAGGCGGTCAGCGCGGGCGTCGGCGGCCTGATGCTGTTCGGCGTGCCCGACCACGCCGCCAAGGACGAGACCGGCTCCGGCGGCATCGACCCCGACGGCATCCTGAACGTCGGGCTGCGCGACCTGATCTCCGAGGTCGGCGACTCGACAGTTGTCATGGGCGACCTGTGCCTCGACGAGTTCACCTCGCACGGACACTGCGGGGTCCTGGCCGCCGACGGGACCGTCGACAACGACGCCACCCTCGAGCTCTACGGCCAGATGGCCGTCGCGCAGGCCGAGGCCGGAGCGCACGTCGTCGGCCCCTCCGGGATGATGGACGGCCAGATCGGCGTGGTCCGCCGGGCCCTCGACAACGCCGGCCACCAGGACACCACCGTGCTCGCCTACGCGGCCAAGTACGCGGGCGCCTTCTACGGACCGTTCCGCGAGGCCGTCGAGTCGACCCTCCAGGGCGACCGCCGCACCTACCAGCAGAGCCCGGGCAACGTCCGCGAGGCGCTGCGCGAGGTCGAGCTGGACGTGGCGGAGGGCGCCGACATCGTCATGGTGAAGCCCGCCCTGCCGTATCTCGACGTGATCGCCGCCGTCCGCGACCGCGTCGACGTCCCGGTCGCCGCATACCAGGTCTCCGGCGAGTACGCGATGGTCGAGGCCGCCGCCGCGAACGGGTGGCTGGACCGCCAGGGCGTGATGCTGGAGACGCTGACCTCCATCCGGCGGGCCGGCGCCCAGATCATCCTCACCTACTGGGCGACCGAGGCCGCTCAGCTTTTACGCGACCGCTACTGAAAAGGGGCCCCGAGGGGCCCCTTTCCGCATTCCTGATCAGTCGTCGTTCTTGATCGTCCCCGTCGCCGTGGCGTCGATCAGGCGGAGACCTTCCAGGCCGGCGATCGCGAGCTTGAACGTCTCGTCCCGCTCCCTGACCTTGTCGCCGCGGACCCGTACCTCGAAGACCACGCCGGTCGAGCCCGCCGGGATGACCTTGCAGCCCACGTACGGCTCGAAGTCGATCGTCGGCAGGGCCGAGCCGGGCACCGTCGTCGCGCAGACCGTCATCGGCCGGCTCAGCGGCCGCGACAGGGTCACCGGGAAGGCAAGCGGCGTGGTGCCGCGGTCGCCCTCGACGACGCTCGCGCTCGCCGCCGACAGCGCCGCCCGGGACCGGAAGCGCGCGATCTGCGGGTCGTGGTCGCTGGAGCCCTTCGAGCCGTTCGCCTCGTCGGAGGCGGCCCAGCCGGCGTTGATGTGCGCGGCTCGCATCTCGATCAGGTCGCCGTAGAGCCCGTCGTTGACGAAGAGGTTGTCCAGCGTCTGCGCCTCCGCCACCAGGTTCTCCCAGAGGTTGTGCAGGCCGGCCTCGTACAGCGGGCCGAGCTGGTCACCCGGGTTGGCCGGAACCGGGTCGTCCGACCGGGGGAAGACGTTCACGTCGCCGCCGTACGCGATCCGCGCGTGCGCGTGGCCGTTCTCGATCGCCGTTGTCGCCGGCGGTCGCCTTGACCCCGATCGAACCGAGCAGGATGCGGTCGCCGTTGCCGTCGTCGACGGTGCCCGGCAGGTTGTCCAGCGGGTGCGCGTCGCGGAACACCCGGCGTGCGTACGGGTCGGCGGGGGCGAGCAGCGGGTCGTCCTTGTCGATCACCCAGATCTCGGCGTCGGCCGTGCCGCCGAAGACGTTGCGGCCCGAGACCGCGCCGGAGCCCGCGCGGACCCGAAGCTGCATGCCCTCGTGACGCTCCCAGAAGCGCTCGGCGGCGGCCAGCTCGGACGGCGGCGTCGCGTCGTCGATCTGGACCTCGCCCGCCGGCACGTCCGATGCGAGCTTGGTCACCTGCGAGGCGCCGGAGAGCTGCGTCATGGAGAAGAACTCGGAGACCCGGGCCCGCACGACGATCTCGTCGCCGACGGTCGGCACGTAGCCGCCGATCAGGGAGGTGAAGGTGCCCGACGATAAAGGCCCAGGTCAGTCCGTGGGTTCGAGTCTCTGCACCAGTTGCGCAACGTCGGCGCCGTATTCATACCAATCTCGGTCGGACTGGAACCCCAGCTCGGCGTTGACCTTCAACATCGACTCGTTGTGCTGCGCGTTCCAGGTCTGCACCTCGCGCAGCCCGGGCTCCGCCGTGCGCAGCTCGAAGAGCATCCGTGCCTTGATCGCCCGGTCGATGCCGTAGCCGCGATGCTCCCGGACGACGATGGTGTCGTACTGGTCGGCGCGCTCCGGGTGCTGCGCGGGCACGACCACCTCGGTGAGCCCGGCGACCGTCCCGGTCGCCTCGTGCAGCGCCAGCACGATGTACGGCTTCAGCCCGCGCCGGTGCAGCGTGTCGAGGCTGTCCCGCAGCCGCTGCGGGTCGGATGAGCTCGGCCGCAGGTCGAGGTCGTTGTCGTCGCCGTCCTGGCCGACCAGCTTGGCCTGCGCGTAGGCCTCCACCAGCTCGGGCGGCGGGCCGCCGGGGTGGTATTCGATCCGGTATCCGGAGCTGATCCCGCCGGCCATGGCACCGAGGGCGTTCCAGTCCACCCTGGACAGGGTCAGGACGCTGCGGGTCTCCACATACTCCCGCTCGAAGCCCATCGAGGTGTAGAAATCGATGGCCGGGGTGTCGCCGATCGCCTCGACCCCGATGGACGAGAAGCCCTCGAGATAGGCCCGGCGTGCGGCGACTGCGAGTAACTGCTGACCGAGGCCGCGACGGCGCAGATCGGGGTGGACGAGCACCTCGAGCACGCCGATGTCGCCCAGCAGAAGAATGCTGACATGGCCGAAGATGGCGCTCTCGCCCTCGGCGAGACGGTCGTCCTCGGCGACCCAGCTGATCCGGCGTTCACCCGGCATCGTCTCCGCCAGGTAGTCGACCACCTGCACGTCCTGCCACGGTGGATCGTCCGGGAGATCGGCAGCCAGCACCGCGTTCAGCGTCTCCACGAGCGACCGGATCTCCCAGGCCGACGCGGCCCGGGGATCCCACTCACGCACCCTCACCCGTACAGCTTGCCGGTATCTGGACCTTCAGGGAAGTGCTGGGCGGTCAAATGTACGCGACTCGTCACTGTGGGTTGTTATTCAGACCCGGGTGCGTTGCCCGTACTCGTTGGCCGCGTCGAACACCTTCTGCGCGTACGGCCGGACGGCGTTGTAGGACAAAATGGCGTCCCACCAGGCGTCCGGCTTGGACAGGTCGCGTCCGCCCTGGCACAGATAGCGGGCCGCGGCCAGCGCCGCGTCGTCGATGTCGTTGGGATCGGAGAGTCCGTTGTTGTCGGCGTCGACGCCGTTGCCGACGGAGATCGCGGTCCAGGTCTGCGGGATGAACTGGAGCGGACCCATCGCCCGATCGAACTGCGGGTCCCCATCGAGGGCGCCCTGATCGGAGTCCCGGATGAGCTGGCGGCCGCCCTTGCCGTCCAGCGGCAGGCCGAAGATGGGGGGCGCTACGGAACCGTCGGCGCTGAGCACGGCGCCGTTCGCGCTGCCGTGCGAGGACTCAACCTTGGCGATCGCGGCGATGGTGGTCCAATTCAGATGGCAGGCCGGGGTGGCGCGGGCCACGACCAGTTCGGCGTAGCCGTATGCCTGCACGGCGACGACCGGGATGCCGGCCCGGGTGCCGGCCTCCTGTGCCCAGGCCGCCAGCACGTCCGCGGGCCGGGCGCCGCCGACGCCGGCGACGGGCGGCACGGTGGCGGGCAGGGTGCCGCCGGGCGTCGAGACGGACCCGGGCAACCCGGGAACGCCGCTGATGCTGGGCGCGGTGATGGGACCCGCGGAGGCGCCGGCGTCCTGGCCGAAGCCCGGGGTCACGCTGGGCGACGGCACGGACTGCAGAGCCTGGGGTACGAGGTAGGCGCCGGCCGATCCAGCGGCGCCGAGCAGCAGGGCGGCGATGGCCGCGGGGAGGATGAGCCGGCCGCTGGGGCGCTTGGCCCACGCCGAGGTGCTGCGGGCGGTGTTCCGGGCGACCCGGACGGGATTGGCGGCGCGCAGGACCCGGGTGGTCCGCCCCTTCGAGGCGGCGGCGGCGACGGCCGCGGCGGCGGGAGCCACCGACGTCTCGCCGGCCCCGTCCTTGCCGGTCCCGTCCTTGCCGGTCTTCTCCGGGCCGCTCTTGGGAGTGTCGTCGCCGTTCGCGGTGGTGCCGGGCTCCGCGGCGGCGGCGGTGGCCGGCCCGGCCTTGCCTGCCGCCGTCCCGCTCGCGACGTCCTTGCCTGCCGCTGTCGCGTCCGCCTTGCCTGCCGCTGTCGCGTCCGCGACGTCCTTGCCTGCCGCTGTCGCGTCCGCCTTGCCTGCCGCTGTCGCGTCCGCGACGTCCTTGCCTGCCGCTGTCGCGTCCGCCTTGCCTGCCGCTGTCGCGTCCGCCTTACCTGCCGCTGTCGCGTCCGCCTTGCCTGCCGCTGTCCCGTCCGCGACGTCCTTGCCTGCTGGCGCCTCGGCCTTTGTTTCCGGCCGGGCGCCGGACACGGCGGCGTCGCCGTCCGCGGTCTTGGTTTCCGTGGCCGCCTTCGGGGCGTGATCGTCGCCCGCCGCGCCGGTCTTCGCCGCCGCGGCCGGAGAACCCGCCACCGGCGTGGTCACGTCACCGGCGGTGATCTTCGCCGCCCGGTCGCCGACGGAGGTCGCTCGGTCGCCGTCCGCGGTCGCCTGGTCGCCGATGGAGTCGGTCGCGGGAGGCTCGTCGGCGGGTGCCGCGCCCGAGCTGCCCAGGGGCCCGCCGAGATGCGGCGCCGAGGGCCGTCGCCCACGCCGCGCCGAGGG belongs to Amorphoplanes digitatis and includes:
- a CDS encoding uroporphyrinogen-III synthase, giving the protein MTTRTARKSAGRIAFVGAGPGDPGLLTRRAHDTLAEADQVIYDRGVPESLLAAIRAEAKDDTQFSPAEGAPGDVAKVLLSAAKSGLAAVHLVAGDPFGHETVVKEVQAVARTAVHFEVVPGLGQAEGVATYAGVPLPGVRTVADIDDVAGLDFDALAAAAVKGSFAVAVDAGDLAAVRDGLLAAGIEPGTPVGVTGDGTGETQYTTTSSVDSFVAAALGFTGRVVLTVGTEVAQRDKLSWWENRPLYGWKVLVPRTKEQAGAMSARLRAYGAIPCEVPTIAVEPPRTPAQMERAVKGLVDGRYAWVVFTSVNAVRAVWEKFGEHGLDARHFGGVKIACIGEATADAVRAFGIQPELIPAGDQSSEGLLAEFSPHDEILDPVGRVLLPRADIATETLAAGLIERGWEVDDVTAYRTVRAAPPPADIRDAIKSGGFDAVLFTSSSTVRNLVGIAGKPHARTVVAVIGPKTAETATEFGLRVDVQPQHASVGDLVEALASYAVELREKLAAMPAKQRRGSKVQGPTALRFR
- the hemB gene encoding porphobilinogen synthase, producing the protein MSFPDVRPRRLRRTAAMRRLVEETRVAPAELVLPLFLKEGLTEPRAISSLPGVVQHSRESLRKAAHQAVSAGVGGLMLFGVPDHAAKDETGSGGIDPDGILNVGLRDLISEVGDSTVVMGDLCLDEFTSHGHCGVLAADGTVDNDATLELYGQMAVAQAEAGAHVVGPSGMMDGQIGVVRRALDNAGHQDTTVLAYAAKYAGAFYGPFREAVESTLQGDRRTYQQSPGNVREALREVELDVAEGADIVMVKPALPYLDVIAAVRDRVDVPVAAYQVSGEYAMVEAAAANGWLDRQGVMLETLTSIRRAGAQIILTYWATEAAQLLRDRY
- a CDS encoding GNAT family N-acetyltransferase gives rise to the protein MRVREWDPRAASAWEIRSLVETLNAVLAADLPDDPPWQDVQVVDYLAETMPGERRISWVAEDDRLAEGESAIFGHVSILLLGDIGVLEVLVHPDLRRRGLGQQLLAVAARRAYLEGFSSIGVEAIGDTPAIDFYTSMGFEREYVETRSVLTLSRVDWNALGAMAGGISSGYRIEYHPGGPPPELVEAYAQAKLVGQDGDDNDLDLRPSSSDPQRLRDSLDTLHRRGLKPYIVLALHEATGTVAGLTEVVVPAQHPERADQYDTIVVREHRGYGIDRAIKARMLFELRTAEPGLREVQTWNAQHNESMLKVNAELGFQSDRDWYEYGADVAQLVQRLEPTD
- a CDS encoding murein transglycosylase; this encodes MTDGQETPSARRGRRPSAPHLGGPLGSSGAAPADEPPATDSIGDQATADGDRATSVGDRAAKITAGDVTTPVAGSPAAAAKTGAAGDDHAPKAATETKTADGDAAVSGARPETKAEAPAGKDVADGTAAGKADATAAGKADATAAGKADATAAGKDVADATAAGKADATAAGKDVADATAAGKADATAAGKDVASGTAAGKAGPATAAAAEPGTTANGDDTPKSGPEKTGKDGTGKDGAGETSVAPAAAAVAAAASKGRTTRVLRAANPVRVARNTARSTSAWAKRPSGRLILPAAIAALLLGAAGSAGAYLVPQALQSVPSPSVTPGFGQDAGASAGPITAPSISGVPGLPGSVSTPGGTLPATVPPVAGVGGARPADVLAAWAQEAGTRAGIPVVAVQAYGYAELVVARATPACHLNWTTIAAIAKVESSHGSANGAVLSADGSVAPPIFGLPLDGKGGRQLIRDSDQGALDGDPQFDRAMGPLQFIPQTWTAISVGNGVDADNNGLSDPNDIDDAALAAARYLCQGGRDLSKPDAWWDAILSYNAVRPYAQKVFDAANEYGQRTRV